In the Aneurinibacillus soli genome, one interval contains:
- a CDS encoding dihydroorotate dehydrogenase electron transfer subunit — translation MDKGLVTVIANEQIAERIYRLQVQGELVGRMTRPGQFVHIKCGTGIDPLLRRPISICDVDADKQILTMIFRADGHGTRVLSESVPGQSLDILAPLGEGFPVDTRTDGEHALLIGGGIGVPPLYYLGKQLRARGVKVTFVIGFGTASQVFLTEELAELGTGHVVTMDGSAGTKGLVTDVLTEANGLAPADWDVLYSCGPLPMLRALQDTYQKLNKEGYISLEERMGCGVGACLACVCSVQEPQEGKKKYKKICSDGPVFAFGEVRV, via the coding sequence TTGGATAAGGGACTTGTCACTGTTATAGCAAATGAACAAATCGCAGAGCGCATCTACCGCCTGCAAGTACAGGGGGAACTGGTGGGACGAATGACTCGTCCCGGCCAGTTCGTCCATATCAAATGCGGTACGGGAATTGACCCGCTGCTGCGCCGTCCGATCAGCATTTGCGATGTAGATGCGGATAAGCAGATACTTACGATGATTTTTCGTGCGGATGGACACGGAACCCGTGTATTAAGTGAGTCAGTACCAGGTCAGTCACTGGATATTCTGGCCCCGCTTGGCGAGGGATTCCCGGTGGATACTCGCACAGATGGTGAGCATGCTTTGCTCATCGGTGGTGGGATCGGTGTTCCGCCGTTGTATTACCTGGGCAAGCAGCTGCGTGCCCGTGGGGTAAAAGTTACATTCGTGATTGGTTTCGGAACAGCGTCTCAAGTGTTCCTGACAGAGGAGTTGGCTGAGCTCGGCACGGGGCATGTGGTCACGATGGACGGAAGCGCAGGCACAAAAGGTCTCGTTACAGACGTGCTGACAGAGGCAAACGGTCTTGCGCCAGCTGACTGGGATGTGCTGTATTCTTGCGGTCCGCTGCCGATGTTGCGTGCGCTGCAAGATACATATCAGAAGCTTAATAAAGAAGGCTATATCTCACTTGAGGAGCGCATGGGCTGTGGCGTAGGTGCCTGTCTTGCCTGCGTTTGTTCGGTACAGGAGCCACAAGAAGGCAAAAAGAAATACAAGAAGATTTGTTCGGACGGTCCAGTCTTTGCATTCGGGGAGGTGCGCGTATAA
- the pyrF gene encoding orotidine-5'-phosphate decarboxylase — MNMNERIMVALDYPSAQEADHCVRLLEGTGVYVKIGMQLYYAAGPDYIRQMKDKGYSVFLDLKVHDIPNTARGAMQSLASLGVDMVNVHAAGGLKMMEAAREGLEKGTPSGQKRPLLIAVTQLTSTTEAMMNDELGIAGSVEDCVVQYAKLAKQAGLDGVVASPKEVPLIKEACGSAFLTVTPGIRPKGTDAGDQHRITTPSDAFKLGSDYIVIGRAITQAADPKQALHTILEEVKGSAN; from the coding sequence ATGAACATGAATGAACGGATTATGGTCGCGCTCGACTATCCGAGTGCACAGGAGGCGGATCATTGTGTCCGTCTGCTCGAAGGAACAGGCGTCTATGTAAAAATCGGCATGCAGCTGTATTACGCAGCTGGCCCGGACTATATTCGGCAGATGAAAGACAAAGGCTATTCGGTGTTCCTCGATCTCAAGGTGCATGACATTCCGAATACAGCGCGTGGTGCCATGCAAAGTCTCGCCTCGCTTGGCGTGGATATGGTGAACGTTCACGCAGCCGGGGGCCTGAAAATGATGGAGGCTGCGCGAGAAGGACTGGAAAAAGGCACGCCGTCTGGACAGAAGCGCCCGCTGCTCATTGCGGTTACGCAGCTGACGAGTACAACAGAGGCGATGATGAATGATGAACTTGGCATTGCTGGCTCAGTAGAAGACTGTGTGGTGCAGTATGCAAAGCTAGCGAAACAAGCCGGTCTTGATGGCGTCGTTGCTTCTCCGAAAGAAGTGCCGCTTATTAAAGAAGCGTGCGGCTCGGCGTTTTTAACGGTAACACCAGGCATTCGCCCGAAAGGAACCGATGCTGGCGATCAGCATCGCATTACAACGCCGTCGGATGCATTTAAATTAGGCTCGGATTACATTGTAATCGGACGTGCGATTACACAGGCAGCTGATCCAAAGCAGGCGCTGCATACGATTCTGGAAGAAGTGAAGGGGAGTGCGAACTAA
- a CDS encoding dihydroorotate dehydrogenase: MKNRLAVNIAGIEMKNPIMPASGCFGFGREYAQFYDLNKLGAVAVKATTVEEREGNPTPRVAETPGGMLNAIGLQNPGLADVMDYELPWLQQFGELPVIVNVAGTTTDDYVQVAERVCQAPNVAAIELNISCPNVKCGGITFGTDPVIAAQLTEEIKKVSSIPVFVKLSPNVTDVVAIAKAVEAAGADGLSMINTLLGMRIDLKTRRPIIANRTGGLSGPAIKPVAIRMIHDVSQQVNIPIIGMGGIQSADDVIEFFMAGASAVAVGTANFVDPYACPTIIDELEAKLADYGVDSITELTGAAWK; encoded by the coding sequence ATGAAAAATCGTCTTGCAGTCAACATTGCAGGCATCGAGATGAAAAATCCGATTATGCCGGCATCTGGCTGCTTTGGCTTCGGCCGAGAGTACGCACAGTTTTATGACCTGAACAAACTGGGAGCTGTGGCAGTTAAAGCGACGACTGTAGAAGAACGCGAGGGCAATCCAACGCCACGTGTCGCAGAGACACCGGGTGGGATGCTCAATGCGATTGGCCTGCAAAATCCAGGTCTTGCCGATGTAATGGACTATGAACTTCCCTGGCTGCAACAGTTCGGGGAGCTGCCGGTTATTGTCAATGTAGCCGGTACAACGACAGATGATTATGTACAGGTAGCAGAGCGCGTCTGCCAGGCGCCGAACGTAGCCGCTATCGAACTAAACATTTCGTGCCCAAATGTTAAATGTGGCGGGATTACATTCGGAACAGACCCTGTGATTGCGGCGCAGCTGACCGAAGAGATTAAAAAAGTAAGTTCCATTCCGGTATTCGTTAAACTATCCCCGAACGTAACGGACGTGGTGGCCATTGCGAAAGCGGTGGAAGCAGCTGGGGCGGACGGGTTGAGTATGATTAACACGCTGCTTGGCATGCGTATCGACTTGAAAACGCGCCGTCCGATTATTGCGAACCGTACAGGCGGTTTGTCCGGTCCTGCGATTAAGCCCGTAGCGATTCGGATGATTCACGATGTGAGCCAGCAAGTAAACATCCCGATCATCGGGATGGGTGGTATTCAGTCTGCTGATGATGTGATTGAGTTCTTCATGGCAGGTGCATCAGCGGTAGCAGTCGGAACCGCGAACTTCGTAGATCCATATGCGTGCCCGACGATCATTGATGAACTCGAAGCAAAGCTTGCGGATTACGGGGTAGACTCCATTACGGAACTGACAGGAGCGGCGTGGAAGTGA